A single genomic interval of Ignavibacteriales bacterium harbors:
- a CDS encoding adenylate/guanylate cyclase domain-containing protein — MYSNRTYGLGLALGCALAITILFLAGAIESLELKSLDLRSHWFAGHQKADTNIVIAAIDERSLLEFKHSGVVWKWPREFYGALVRYLHRGGAKAVVFDVLYPDPDIDRSNTNGEESDSSFARAMNTAGNVVLASLFHRSDDPLWEDNPIVYKPRYRVQLPFDTTAVRSVPFASLPIPLFQQSVAVLGSANYYEDLDGVCRRSPLFYRYHNTIIPHLGLAAYVVSEKIDNFQVDEGQIRLGKRVIPLDKSGQFLISYYGKGGPHGVFRYHSIGALLASARDEELQKPPLVPSAEFKDKIVFVGSNAAGLFDLKNTPFSALEPYPGVEISATILSNVLHNHFLSRVPSFVVILSILILSLIVGAAFFHLHSPRIAVAVTVALVAVWSLAILILFNYSNVWLDWVSPMIAVTVTFAVSALVSYQTEGKARRELRQAFSGYLSPAVVEHVIENQSEITLGGAEIVATVLFTDLKDFTSISEKKSAPELIEMLNRYFTLTSAKILDRGGLVDKYIGDSIMAVFGAPLPVTEHASLACKAALEIANLVSQSGGQNGLPLVTRIGINTGKMVVGNVGSNDRHDYTAIGDTVNLASRLEGTNKVYGTKIIVSESTLEQVPDAFLVRPLDKLLVKGKQKPVVIYELMSERITAGELEMEIVDEFVKALGLYRKRAFKDALSVFRHILRVAPDDGPSHEYLRRCHEFIKNPPPRRWSGVHTLLTK, encoded by the coding sequence ATGTATTCGAACAGAACCTACGGTCTTGGACTTGCCTTGGGCTGCGCGCTTGCCATCACTATTCTCTTTCTCGCGGGTGCCATCGAAAGTCTTGAGCTAAAAAGCCTCGACCTCCGCTCCCACTGGTTCGCGGGCCATCAGAAAGCTGACACCAACATCGTCATCGCGGCCATCGATGAAAGAAGCCTGCTCGAATTCAAACACAGTGGCGTTGTCTGGAAGTGGCCGCGGGAGTTCTACGGGGCGCTTGTCCGGTACTTGCATCGTGGTGGGGCGAAAGCCGTCGTATTCGACGTTCTGTATCCGGATCCTGACATCGACCGCTCAAATACGAACGGAGAGGAGTCGGATTCTTCATTCGCTCGTGCGATGAACACCGCCGGAAACGTCGTCCTGGCCTCGTTGTTCCACCGGTCAGATGACCCGCTCTGGGAAGACAACCCGATCGTCTACAAGCCACGGTACCGGGTTCAGCTGCCATTCGATACGACTGCCGTGCGGTCGGTTCCGTTTGCGAGTCTCCCCATTCCGCTTTTTCAACAATCGGTTGCCGTCCTCGGCTCGGCAAACTACTACGAAGATCTCGACGGCGTCTGTCGCCGCAGTCCTCTCTTCTATCGCTATCACAATACCATCATCCCTCACCTGGGCCTTGCGGCTTATGTCGTATCGGAGAAGATCGACAACTTCCAAGTCGACGAAGGCCAGATCCGACTGGGCAAAAGAGTCATTCCGTTGGATAAGAGCGGGCAATTCCTTATCTCATACTATGGTAAGGGAGGTCCACATGGCGTTTTCCGGTACCACTCAATCGGAGCATTGCTGGCTTCTGCACGAGACGAGGAACTCCAGAAGCCGCCCCTCGTGCCCTCGGCCGAATTCAAGGACAAGATTGTGTTTGTCGGATCGAATGCGGCCGGCCTTTTCGATTTGAAGAACACTCCGTTCAGCGCGTTGGAACCGTATCCCGGCGTCGAAATTTCCGCCACTATCCTGAGCAACGTTCTTCACAATCACTTCTTGAGTCGAGTTCCCTCATTTGTAGTCATCCTTTCGATTCTGATACTGTCCTTGATAGTCGGAGCAGCTTTCTTCCATCTTCACAGTCCGAGAATCGCCGTCGCTGTTACGGTCGCGCTCGTTGCGGTCTGGAGCCTCGCAATCCTCATTCTGTTCAACTATTCCAATGTCTGGCTCGACTGGGTCTCGCCGATGATCGCTGTCACGGTGACATTTGCGGTCTCTGCGCTCGTGAGCTATCAGACAGAGGGAAAAGCCCGGCGCGAGCTCCGTCAAGCGTTCAGCGGGTATCTTAGCCCGGCGGTTGTTGAACACGTGATCGAGAACCAGAGCGAGATCACACTTGGAGGAGCGGAAATCGTAGCTACGGTCCTGTTCACTGACCTCAAGGATTTCACGAGCATCAGCGAAAAGAAGAGTGCGCCCGAACTGATCGAGATGCTCAACCGGTATTTCACCCTGACGAGCGCGAAGATTCTGGATCGGGGCGGACTTGTCGACAAGTACATTGGCGACTCGATCATGGCTGTGTTCGGTGCACCTCTTCCGGTGACAGAACACGCTTCGCTTGCCTGCAAGGCGGCGTTGGAAATCGCAAATCTGGTTTCACAATCCGGCGGTCAAAACGGTCTCCCCCTAGTGACCAGGATCGGAATAAATACCGGCAAGATGGTTGTGGGAAACGTTGGCTCGAACGACCGGCACGACTACACGGCGATTGGTGATACCGTGAATCTAGCTTCCCGGCTTGAAGGAACGAACAAAGTGTATGGGACGAAGATTATTGTGAGCGAATCGACACTCGAGCAGGTGCCAGACGCGTTTCTCGTCCGACCGCTTGACAAACTTCTTGTGAAGGGAAAACAGAAGCCTGTCGTCATCTACGAATTGATGAGTGAACGGATAACCGCGGGAGAACTGGAGATGGAGATTGTCGACGAGTTTGTGAAAGCACTCGGTCTCTATCGAAAACGTGCTTTCAAAGATGCGCTCTCAGTGTTTCGGCACATTCTGAGGGTCGCGCCAGATGATGGTCCTTCGCATGAGTATCTCCGACGATGCCATGAGTTCATCAAAAACCCGCCGCCAAGACGATGGAGCGGAGTTCACACCCTTCTCACAAAATAA